In a single window of the Marinobacter szutsaonensis genome:
- a CDS encoding PilX N-terminal domain-containing pilus assembly protein, protein MSHCFFDVGGKQRGAALILSLLLLLVLTLLAISSMQGSIMQEKMVSGAREGMVSLEIAESGLRDAEVRLEGISLLSSFDGSDGLYGPDNASPDPLTHDWSQGTGVSDANEIQGVTPRYFIEHIGDAYQEEQITDIVVEGYTHETGALNAQAFRIVVWSPGVSGDSQRIVESYYTRNL, encoded by the coding sequence ATGAGTCATTGCTTTTTCGATGTTGGTGGCAAACAGCGAGGGGCCGCTCTCATTCTCTCCCTGCTGCTTCTATTGGTTCTCACTCTGTTGGCCATTTCAAGCATGCAAGGCAGCATCATGCAGGAAAAGATGGTCTCGGGAGCTCGGGAAGGGATGGTTTCTCTGGAAATCGCAGAGTCTGGATTGCGGGATGCCGAGGTCCGTCTTGAGGGCATTTCATTGCTTTCCAGTTTCGATGGATCCGATGGCTTGTATGGACCAGATAATGCGTCTCCCGATCCGCTTACACATGACTGGTCGCAAGGTACGGGGGTCAGCGATGCCAACGAGATCCAGGGTGTGACTCCGAGGTACTTTATAGAACACATCGGCGATGCATATCAGGAAGAGCAGATCACAGACATCGTTGTGGAGGGGTATACGCACGAAACCGGAGCGCTAAATGCTCAGGCATTCAGAATTGTTGTTTGGAGTCCTGGTGTATCCGGTGATTCTCAACGAATTGTTGAATCTTATTATACCCGTAACCTGTAA